One part of the Arabidopsis thaliana chromosome 4, partial sequence genome encodes these proteins:
- the CRK10 gene encoding cysteine-rich RLK (RECEPTOR-like protein kinase) 10, giving the protein MRRNTDQESPIMSYYSSFFFLFLFSFLTSFRVSAQDPTYVYHTCQNTANYTSNSTYNNNLKTLLASLSSRNASYSTGFQNATVGQAPDRVTGLFNCRGDVSTEVCRRCVSFAVNDTLTRCPNQKEATLYYDECVLRYSNQNILSTLITTGGVILVNTRNVTSNQLDLLSDLVLPTLNQAATVALNSSKKFGTRKNNFTALQSFYGLVQCTPDLTRQDCSRCLQLVINQIPTDRIGARIINPSCTSRYEIYAFYTESAVPPPPPPPSISTPPVSAPPRSGKDGNSKVLVIAIVVPIIVAVLLFIAGYCFLTRRARKSYYTPSAFAGDDITTADSLQLDYRTIQTATDDFVESNKIGQGGFGEVYKGTLSDGTEVAVKRLSKSSGQGEVEFKNEVVLVAKLQHRNLVRLLGFCLDGEERVLVYEYVPNKSLDYFLFDPAKKGQLDWTRRYKIIGGVARGILYLHQDSRLTIIHRDLKASNILLDADMNPKIADFGMARIFGLDQTEENTSRIVGT; this is encoded by the exons ATGAGAAGAAACACAGATCAAGAAAGCCCAATTATGTCTTATTactcctctttcttcttccttttcctcttctcctttctcacGAGTTTCAGAGTTTCTGCTCAAGATCCCACTTACGTATACCACACCTGTCAAAATACGGCAAATTACACAAGTAACAGCACTTACAACAACAATCTCAAGACCCTTTTGGCTTCTCTTTCTTCCCGCAACGCTTCCTACTCCACCGGATTCCAAAACGCCACCGTCGGCCAAGCTCCAGACAGAGTCACCGGACTTTTCAACTGCCGTGGAGATGTCTCAACGGAAGTTTGCCGTAGATGCGTCTCCTTTGCCGTCAACGACACCTTAACTCGGTGTCCTAACCAGAAAGAAGCCACACTTTATTACGATGAGTGTGTACTTAGATACTCTAACCAGAATATTCTCTCGACACTAATAACCACCGGTGGAGTTATCTTGGTTAACACCCGGAATGTGACATCTAACCAACTAGACCTGTTAAGTGATTTGGTTTTGCCTACTCTGAACCAAGCCGCCACCGTAGCCTTGAACAGTTCCAAAAAATTCGGTacgagaaaaaacaattttactgCGTTGCAGAGTTTCTATGGACTGGTTCAGTGCACACCTGATCTCACGAGACAAGACTGTTCGCGTTGTCTCCAACTGGTCATCAATCAAATACCTACTGACAGAATTGGTGCAAGAATTATTAATCCGAGCTGTACTTCAAGATACGAGATCTACGCGTTTTACACCGAATCCGCCgttccaccaccaccaccaccaccgtcaATTTCTACTCCTCCAGTTTCAGCTCCTCCGCGATCTG GAAAAGATGGGAATTCAAAGGTGTTAGTGATAGCCATTGTTGTGCCTATTATAGTGGCTGTTCTGCTTTTTATAGCTGGTTATTGTTTCCTTACAAGAAGGGCAAGGAAGAGTTATTACACACCATCTGCATTTGCTG GAGATGATATCACAACAGCAGACTCACTACAGCTTGATTATAGAACAATTCAAACTGCAACAGATGATTTTGTAGAGAGTAATAAGATTGGTCAAGGTGGATTTGGTGAGGTTTACAAG GGTACTTTATCGGATGGGACTGAAGTTGCGGTGAAGCGACTATCAAAGTCATCAGGACAAGGTGAAGTAGAGTTCAAGAACGAGGTTGTTCTTGTTGCAAAGCTACAACATAGAAATCTGGTTAGACTTCTTGGGTTTTGTCTAgacggagaagaaagagtacTGGTCTACGAGTATGTGCCCAACAAAAGTCTTGATTACTTCCTCTTTG ACCCTGCAAAGAAAGGCCAGCTGGATTGGACTCGACGATACAAGATTATCGGTGGAGTTGCTCGAGGGATTCTGTATCTTCATCAAGACTCACGACTCACAATCATACACCGTGACCTCAAAGCCAGTAACATTCTCTTGGACGCGGATATGAATCCTAAAATTGCAGATTTTGGAATGGCTAGGATCTTTGGATTGGACCAAACCGAAGAGAACACAAGCAGAATAGTTGGTACCTAG
- the EP1 gene encoding receptor-like protein kinase-related family protein (EP1; FUNCTIONS IN: protein kinase activity; INVOLVED IN: programmed cell death, response to salicylic acid stimulus; LOCATED IN: apoplast; CONTAINS InterPro DOMAIN/s: Protein of unknown function DUF26 (InterPro:IPR002902); BEST Arabidopsis thaliana protein match is: cysteine-rich RLK (RECEPTOR-like protein kinase) 8 (TAIR:AT4G23160.1); Has 1472 Blast hits to 1417 proteins in 20 species: Archae - 0; Bacteria - 0; Metazoa - 0; Fungi - 0; Plants - 1472; Viruses - 0; Other Eukaryotes - 0 (source: NCBI BLink).), giving the protein MSSLISFIFLFLFSFLTSFKASAQDPFYLNHYCPNTTTYSRFSTYSTNLRTLLSSFASRNASYSTGFQNVTVGQTPDLVTGLFLCRGDLSPEVCSNCVAFSVDEALTRCPSQREAVFYYEECILRYSDKNILSTAITNEGEFILSNTNTISPNQSQINQFIVLVQSNMNQAAMEAANSSRKFSTIKTELTELQTLYGLVQCTPDLTSQDCLRCLTRSINRMPLSRIGARQFWPSCNSRYELYSFYNETTIGTPSPPPPPSPSRAN; this is encoded by the coding sequence ATGTCTTCTCTGATCTCTTttatcttccttttccttttctcattCCTCACTAGCTTCAAAGCTTCCGCTCAAGATCCTTTTTACTTAAATCATTATTGTCCAAATACGACAACTTACTCAAGATTCAGCACTTACTCCACCAATCTCAGAACCCTTTTGTCCTCTTTTGCTTCCCGCAACGCCTCTTACTCCACCGGATTCCAGAACGTCACGGTGGGACAAACCCCCGACCTGGTCACCGGACTTTTCCTCTGCCGCGGAGACCTCTCGCCGGAAGTTTGCAGTAACTGCGTTGCCTTCTCCGTTGACGAAGCGTTAACTAGGTGTCCAAGTCAGAGAGAAGCTGTGTTCTATTACGAGGAGTGTATACTCAGATACTCTGACAAGAATATTCTATCGACGGCCATTACAAACGAAGGAGAATTTATCTTGAGTAACACCAACACTATTTCTCCTAATCAAAGTCAAATAAACCAGTTTATAGTTTTGGTGCAATCTAATATGAACCAAGCTGCCATGGAAGCAGCCAACAGTTCTAGAAAATTCTCTACGATAAAGACCGAATTGACCGAACTCCAGACTTTGTACGGGCTTGTTCAATGCACTCCTGATCTTACAAGTCAAGACTGTTTGAGATGTCTGACAAGATCCATCAATAGAATGCCACTTTCTAGAATTGGAGCAAGACAGTTTTGGCCAAGTTGTAATTCAAGGTACGAGCTTTACTCGTTCTACAACGAAACTACCATTGGAACAccatctccaccaccaccaccgtcgCCAAGCAGAGCAAATTGA
- the CRK10 gene encoding cysteine-rich RLK (RECEPTOR-like protein kinase) 10 (cysteine-rich RLK (RECEPTOR-like protein kinase) 10 (CRK10); FUNCTIONS IN: protein serine/threonine kinase activity, protein kinase activity, kinase activity, ATP binding; INVOLVED IN: protein amino acid phosphorylation; LOCATED IN: plasma membrane; EXPRESSED IN: 22 plant structures; EXPRESSED DURING: 13 growth stages; CONTAINS InterPro DOMAIN/s: Protein kinase, ATP binding site (InterPro:IPR017441), Serine/threonine-protein kinase domain (InterPro:IPR002290), Protein of unknown function DUF26 (InterPro:IPR002902), Serine/threonine-protein kinase-like domain (InterPro:IPR017442), Protein kinase-like domain (InterPro:IPR011009), Serine/threonine-protein kinase, active site (InterPro:IPR008271), Protein kinase, catalytic domain (InterPro:IPR000719), Tyrosine-protein kinase, catalytic domain (InterPro:IPR020635); BEST Arabidopsis thaliana protein match is: cysteine-rich RLK (RECEPTOR-like protein kinase) 8 (TAIR:AT4G23160.1); Has 124145 Blast hits to 122467 proteins in 4564 species: Archae - 110; Bacteria - 14159; Metazoa - 45299; Fungi - 10862; Plants - 34986; Viruses - 473; Other Eukaryotes - 18256 (source: NCBI BLink).) → MRRNTDQESPIMSYYSSFFFLFLFSFLTSFRVSAQDPTYVYHTCQNTANYTSNSTYNNNLKTLLASLSSRNASYSTGFQNATVGQAPDRVTGLFNCRGDVSTEVCRRCVSFAVNDTLTRCPNQKEATLYYDECVLRYSNQNILSTLITTGGVILVNTRNVTSNQLDLLSDLVLPTLNQAATVALNSSKKFGTRKNNFTALQSFYGLVQCTPDLTRQDCSRCLQLVINQIPTDRIGARIINPSCTSRYEIYAFYTESAVPPPPPPPSISTPPVSAPPRSGKDGNSKVLVIAIVVPIIVAVLLFIAGYCFLTRRARKSYYTPSAFAGDDITTADSLQLDYRTIQTATDDFVESNKIGQGGFGEVYKGTLSDGTEVAVKRLSKSSGQGEVEFKNEVVLVAKLQHRNLVRLLGFCLDGEERVLVYEYVPNKSLDYFLFDPAKKGQLDWTRRYKIIGGVARGILYLHQDSRLTIIHRDLKASNILLDADMNPKIADFGMARIFGLDQTEENTSRIVGTYGYMSPEYAMHGQYSMKSDVYSFGVLVLEIISGKKNSSFYQTDGAHDLVSYAWGLWSNGRPLELVDPAIVENCQRNEVVRCVHIGLLCVQEDPAERPTLSTIVLMLTSNTVTLPVPRQPGLFFQSRIGKDPLDTDTTSKSLLGSVDDASITDIHPR, encoded by the exons ATGAGAAGAAACACAGATCAAGAAAGCCCAATTATGTCTTATTactcctctttcttcttccttttcctcttctcctttctcacGAGTTTCAGAGTTTCTGCTCAAGATCCCACTTACGTATACCACACCTGTCAAAATACGGCAAATTACACAAGTAACAGCACTTACAACAACAATCTCAAGACCCTTTTGGCTTCTCTTTCTTCCCGCAACGCTTCCTACTCCACCGGATTCCAAAACGCCACCGTCGGCCAAGCTCCAGACAGAGTCACCGGACTTTTCAACTGCCGTGGAGATGTCTCAACGGAAGTTTGCCGTAGATGCGTCTCCTTTGCCGTCAACGACACCTTAACTCGGTGTCCTAACCAGAAAGAAGCCACACTTTATTACGATGAGTGTGTACTTAGATACTCTAACCAGAATATTCTCTCGACACTAATAACCACCGGTGGAGTTATCTTGGTTAACACCCGGAATGTGACATCTAACCAACTAGACCTGTTAAGTGATTTGGTTTTGCCTACTCTGAACCAAGCCGCCACCGTAGCCTTGAACAGTTCCAAAAAATTCGGTacgagaaaaaacaattttactgCGTTGCAGAGTTTCTATGGACTGGTTCAGTGCACACCTGATCTCACGAGACAAGACTGTTCGCGTTGTCTCCAACTGGTCATCAATCAAATACCTACTGACAGAATTGGTGCAAGAATTATTAATCCGAGCTGTACTTCAAGATACGAGATCTACGCGTTTTACACCGAATCCGCCgttccaccaccaccaccaccaccgtcaATTTCTACTCCTCCAGTTTCAGCTCCTCCGCGATCTG GAAAAGATGGGAATTCAAAGGTGTTAGTGATAGCCATTGTTGTGCCTATTATAGTGGCTGTTCTGCTTTTTATAGCTGGTTATTGTTTCCTTACAAGAAGGGCAAGGAAGAGTTATTACACACCATCTGCATTTGCTG GAGATGATATCACAACAGCAGACTCACTACAGCTTGATTATAGAACAATTCAAACTGCAACAGATGATTTTGTAGAGAGTAATAAGATTGGTCAAGGTGGATTTGGTGAGGTTTACAAG GGTACTTTATCGGATGGGACTGAAGTTGCGGTGAAGCGACTATCAAAGTCATCAGGACAAGGTGAAGTAGAGTTCAAGAACGAGGTTGTTCTTGTTGCAAAGCTACAACATAGAAATCTGGTTAGACTTCTTGGGTTTTGTCTAgacggagaagaaagagtacTGGTCTACGAGTATGTGCCCAACAAAAGTCTTGATTACTTCCTCTTTG ACCCTGCAAAGAAAGGCCAGCTGGATTGGACTCGACGATACAAGATTATCGGTGGAGTTGCTCGAGGGATTCTGTATCTTCATCAAGACTCACGACTCACAATCATACACCGTGACCTCAAAGCCAGTAACATTCTCTTGGACGCGGATATGAATCCTAAAATTGCAGATTTTGGAATGGCTAGGATCTTTGGATTGGACCAAACCGAAGAGAACACAAGCAGAATAGTTGGTACCTA TGGTTACATGTCTCCCGAGTATGCAATGCATGGTCAGTACTCAATGAAATCTGATGTCTATAGCTTCGGAGTGTTAGTTCTTGAGATTATAAGTGGCAAGAAGAATAGCAGCTTCTACCAAACAGATGGTGCACATGACTTGGTCTCATAT GCTTGGGGGCTTTGGAGTAACGGGCGACCATTAGAACTCGTGGATCCAGCTATTGTAGAAAATTGCCAAAGGAATGAAGTTGTTCGATGTGTCCATATCGGTCTTTTATGTGTTCAAGAAGATCCTGCTGAGCGTCCGACGTTGTCAACCATTGTTCTGATGCTCACTAGTAACACTGTGACTTTACCCGTGCCACGGCAACCCGGTCTTTTCTTTCAGAGTAGAATTGGAAAAGACCCGCTTGATACAGATACAACGAGCAAATCTCTTCTAGGGTCTGTTGACGATGCATCCATCACAGATATACATCctcgatga
- the CRK10 gene encoding cysteine-rich RLK (RECEPTOR-like protein kinase) 10: MRRNTDQESPIMSYYSSFFFLFLFSFLTSFRVSAQDPTYVYHTCQNTANYTSNSTYNNNLKTLLASLSSRNASYSTGFQNATVGQAPDRVTGLFNCRGDVSTEVCRRCVSFAVNDTLTRCPNQKEATLYYDECVLRYSNQNILSTLITTGGVILVNTRNVTSNQLDLLSDLVLPTLNQAATVALNSSKKFGTRKNNFTALQSFYGLVQCTPDLTRQDCSRCLQLVINQIPTDRIGARIINPSCTSRYEIYAFYTESAVPPPPPPPSISTPPVSAPPRSGKDGNSKVLVIAIVVPIIVAVLLFIAGYCFLTRRARKSYYTPSAFAGDDITTADSLQLDYRTIQTATDDFVESNKIGQGGFGEVYKGTLSDGTEVAVKRLSKSSGQGEVEFKNEVVLVAKLQHRNLVRLLGFCLDGEERVLVYEYVPNKSLDYFLFDPAKKGQLDWTRRYKIIGGVARGILYLHQDSRLTIIHRDLKASNILLDADMNPKIADFGMARIFGLDQTEENTSRIVGTYGYMSPEYAMHGQYSMKSDVYSFGVLVLEIISGKKNSSFYQTDGAHDLVSYVSFKPIKFHIYLNIVASVD, translated from the exons ATGAGAAGAAACACAGATCAAGAAAGCCCAATTATGTCTTATTactcctctttcttcttccttttcctcttctcctttctcacGAGTTTCAGAGTTTCTGCTCAAGATCCCACTTACGTATACCACACCTGTCAAAATACGGCAAATTACACAAGTAACAGCACTTACAACAACAATCTCAAGACCCTTTTGGCTTCTCTTTCTTCCCGCAACGCTTCCTACTCCACCGGATTCCAAAACGCCACCGTCGGCCAAGCTCCAGACAGAGTCACCGGACTTTTCAACTGCCGTGGAGATGTCTCAACGGAAGTTTGCCGTAGATGCGTCTCCTTTGCCGTCAACGACACCTTAACTCGGTGTCCTAACCAGAAAGAAGCCACACTTTATTACGATGAGTGTGTACTTAGATACTCTAACCAGAATATTCTCTCGACACTAATAACCACCGGTGGAGTTATCTTGGTTAACACCCGGAATGTGACATCTAACCAACTAGACCTGTTAAGTGATTTGGTTTTGCCTACTCTGAACCAAGCCGCCACCGTAGCCTTGAACAGTTCCAAAAAATTCGGTacgagaaaaaacaattttactgCGTTGCAGAGTTTCTATGGACTGGTTCAGTGCACACCTGATCTCACGAGACAAGACTGTTCGCGTTGTCTCCAACTGGTCATCAATCAAATACCTACTGACAGAATTGGTGCAAGAATTATTAATCCGAGCTGTACTTCAAGATACGAGATCTACGCGTTTTACACCGAATCCGCCgttccaccaccaccaccaccaccgtcaATTTCTACTCCTCCAGTTTCAGCTCCTCCGCGATCTG GAAAAGATGGGAATTCAAAGGTGTTAGTGATAGCCATTGTTGTGCCTATTATAGTGGCTGTTCTGCTTTTTATAGCTGGTTATTGTTTCCTTACAAGAAGGGCAAGGAAGAGTTATTACACACCATCTGCATTTGCTG GAGATGATATCACAACAGCAGACTCACTACAGCTTGATTATAGAACAATTCAAACTGCAACAGATGATTTTGTAGAGAGTAATAAGATTGGTCAAGGTGGATTTGGTGAGGTTTACAAG GGTACTTTATCGGATGGGACTGAAGTTGCGGTGAAGCGACTATCAAAGTCATCAGGACAAGGTGAAGTAGAGTTCAAGAACGAGGTTGTTCTTGTTGCAAAGCTACAACATAGAAATCTGGTTAGACTTCTTGGGTTTTGTCTAgacggagaagaaagagtacTGGTCTACGAGTATGTGCCCAACAAAAGTCTTGATTACTTCCTCTTTG ACCCTGCAAAGAAAGGCCAGCTGGATTGGACTCGACGATACAAGATTATCGGTGGAGTTGCTCGAGGGATTCTGTATCTTCATCAAGACTCACGACTCACAATCATACACCGTGACCTCAAAGCCAGTAACATTCTCTTGGACGCGGATATGAATCCTAAAATTGCAGATTTTGGAATGGCTAGGATCTTTGGATTGGACCAAACCGAAGAGAACACAAGCAGAATAGTTGGTACCTA TGGTTACATGTCTCCCGAGTATGCAATGCATGGTCAGTACTCAATGAAATCTGATGTCTATAGCTTCGGAGTGTTAGTTCTTGAGATTATAAGTGGCAAGAAGAATAGCAGCTTCTACCAAACAGATGGTGCACATGACTTGGTCTCATATGTAAGTTTTAAACCTATCAAGTTCCATATTTACCTGAACATAGTTGCAAGTGTTGATTGA